A window from Mus caroli chromosome 2, CAROLI_EIJ_v1.1, whole genome shotgun sequence encodes these proteins:
- the LOC110290257 gene encoding 40S ribosomal protein S29, which yields MGHQQLYWSHPRKFGQGSRSCRVCSNRHGLIRKYGLNMCRQCFRQYAKDIGFIKLD from the coding sequence ATGGGTCACCAGCAGCTCTACTGGAGTCACCCACGGAAGTTCGGCCAGGGTTCCCGCTCTTGCCGCGTCTGCTCCAACCGCCATGGTCTGATCCGCAAATACGGGCTGAACATGTGCCGCCAGTGCTTCCGGCAGTACGCGAAGGACATAGGCTTCATTAAGTTGGACTAA